CTGATCTGCCACAGTCCGGTCATGCCGGGCTTGGCTGTCAGCCGCAACCGCTGGATGGCGTCGTATTGCTCGACAAGAAACGGCATCTCCGGACGGGGTCCCACCAGCGACATGTCGCCTCGCAGCACGTCGAACAACTGGGGCAATTCGTCCAGGCTGCTGCGGCGCAGCCATCTGCCCAGCCGGGTGATCCGGGGGTCGCGCCCTTCCTCCGGCGATTGCGCGTAGCGAGCCGTGTCGGAGCGCATGGTGCGGAATTTGTGGATCCGGAATCGTTTTCCGTCCAATCCAACGCGATATTGCTTGAAGAGGATGGGCCGACCCTCCATGAGCAGGATCGCCAAGCTGATGAAAGCCATGGGAATGGCCATGGCGGCCAGCATCAACGACGCCACGACCAGATCGAATCCGCGCTTGACCGCCGATTGCCAGACGGAAATGCGCGGCGTATGGATTCCGATCAGCGGAATCCCGCCGATTTCCGACGATTCGACCTGAAGGATGGCCAGATCGAACAGCGTCGGGACGATCCGGTACGGGACCCCGTGACGTCGGCACAATTCGAGAATGCGAAGCAACTGGGTGCGCGTGGCGCGCGGCAGAGCGATCAGGACTTCCGATGCCCCGGTCTCGCGCAGAATCCGACCGAGGTCGGGGCCTGTTCCCAGCACCTCGATGCCGTCCACGGTCCTCCCTGCCAACTGGGGGTCGTCATCCACGTAGCCCACGACGTCCAGACCCGCCTTGGGTGAGGCGATGAGTCGGTTGGCCAGGGCACGTCCGGATTCTCCGGCGCCGTAGATCACCACACGCCGATCCCGCCATCCATGCCATCGCAACCGGATCCCGATCCGGTAGACCACGAATCGCTCCAAAAGCAGGAACACCAACAGCAACACCCAGACCGTCAGGAAGATCCCGCGACTCTGGAAACTTCGCTCGATGGTGGAGACCGCCAGCAGGGAAAGCAGGAGGGTGAGAAACCAGCCCTTGAGAACGTCGCGGTATTCGCGGATGTTCAAGATGCTGTGGTGTTCCTGGTAGAGACCGATCGCTTGGAAAACCGGCACCATCACGCAAAGCGTCACCAGTCCGTTGATGCGCCAGTTGCCCTCCGGAATGGATTCGTGGATGGGCTGGAGCCAGCTCCACGAAACCAGAATCGGCCAAAGCTGGCTGGCGGCGAAGTACGCCCCGATGCAGGAGAGGATGTCGCCGACGAGCTGGAAGGCCGTCACCAGTTCCGCGACGCGCAAAAAGGGGCGACGCGGTCGGTTCCACCAGGCCGTGGTCGATTCCCCGAGGCTTCCCAATGGTTTGGCCATTGGAAGGAAACCTAGTCTCGCGATCGACCCAGACAAATTGCGTCGCGGGAGGTGTACTTGTTTGCCAGCCCTGGTCGAATGTTCTATTTCAATCGTATCCTAGTGCGGGATCCAATTTCCACAGTCCAGGAGGCCCGACGTGCAAGCAAAGAAAACAGTCCAGACCAAGCCCAGTGCGGCCAAGCCCTCGGCAGCGAAACCTGCCGCCAAGCCGGTGGCTCCTACCAAGAAGGTCGCCGCCAAGCCGCAGGCGCCAGCGCCAAAAGCTGCGCCTGCCAAAAGCGCACCCGTGGCCAAGCCCAGTGCGGCCAAGCCCTCGGCAGCGAAACCTGCCGCCAAGCCGGCGGTTCCCGCCAAGAAGGTCGCCACCAAGCCGCAGGCCCCAGCGCCCAAGGCCACGCCA
This DNA window, taken from Fibrobacterota bacterium, encodes the following:
- a CDS encoding sugar transferase, translating into MAKPLGSLGESTTAWWNRPRRPFLRVAELVTAFQLVGDILSCIGAYFAASQLWPILVSWSWLQPIHESIPEGNWRINGLVTLCVMVPVFQAIGLYQEHHSILNIREYRDVLKGWFLTLLLSLLAVSTIERSFQSRGIFLTVWVLLLVFLLLERFVVYRIGIRLRWHGWRDRRVVIYGAGESGRALANRLIASPKAGLDVVGYVDDDPQLAGRTVDGIEVLGTGPDLGRILRETGASEVLIALPRATRTQLLRILELCRRHGVPYRIVPTLFDLAILQVESSEIGGIPLIGIHTPRISVWQSAVKRGFDLVVASLMLAAMAIPMAFISLAILLMEGRPILFKQYRVGLDGKRFRIHKFRTMRSDTARYAQSPEEGRDPRITRLGRWLRRSSLDELPQLFDVLRGDMSLVGPRPEMPFLVEQYDAIQRLRLTAKPGMTGLWQISPDRAEAIHLHIDYDIYYIRNQSLLLDIAILAKTLSSVIRGQGAR